One stretch of Pigmentiphaga aceris DNA includes these proteins:
- a CDS encoding 2-methylaconitate cis-trans isomerase PrpF family protein, translating to MIPRKIPAVYMRGGTSNGVFFHAGDLPRDPAMRDALLLRLMGSPDPYGRHADGMGGASLATSKVVLVKRSSRPDCDVEYLFGQVSIDQPVIDWSGNSANLSAAIGPFALQEGLVSPEEGTTTVRVWQANLGERILAHVPVRHGEVVEDGDFMEDGVPFAGAEITLDFCDDRREPILPTGAAQELLEVPGVGTFRVTMITAGAPTVFVKAADIGLSARESTDSFTGEAAILARLEAIRAAAAVRMGLAASMQTATRDRPSTPKIAWVAAPASYRTASGREVAREECDVLARMMSMGSLHHGFTGAGSVALAVAASVPGSVVSEVARTLPAVPTRIGHASGVLAVGAMVSHQPAGWVMENASMSHSARRLMSGWLHIPNSVR from the coding sequence CGCCTTGCTGCTGCGTCTGATGGGCAGCCCCGATCCCTATGGCCGTCACGCCGACGGCATGGGCGGTGCGTCCCTGGCGACCAGCAAGGTGGTGCTGGTGAAGCGCTCATCGCGGCCGGATTGCGATGTGGAATATCTGTTCGGTCAGGTTTCCATCGATCAACCCGTGATCGACTGGAGCGGCAACAGCGCCAACCTGAGCGCGGCGATCGGGCCGTTTGCCTTGCAGGAAGGCCTGGTATCCCCAGAAGAAGGCACGACCACGGTACGCGTCTGGCAGGCCAATCTGGGTGAGCGCATTCTGGCGCACGTGCCGGTGCGCCATGGCGAGGTGGTGGAAGATGGCGACTTCATGGAAGACGGCGTGCCCTTTGCCGGTGCCGAGATCACGCTGGATTTCTGTGATGACCGGCGCGAGCCGATCTTGCCCACCGGGGCTGCGCAGGAACTGCTTGAGGTGCCCGGCGTGGGCACCTTCCGCGTGACCATGATCACGGCGGGCGCGCCCACGGTGTTCGTCAAAGCCGCCGATATCGGCCTGAGCGCACGCGAATCGACCGACAGTTTTACTGGCGAAGCCGCGATCCTGGCGCGCCTGGAAGCCATCCGCGCTGCCGCAGCGGTTCGCATGGGGCTGGCAGCATCGATGCAGACCGCCACGCGCGATCGACCATCGACCCCGAAGATTGCCTGGGTTGCCGCGCCTGCCAGCTACCGCACGGCGTCGGGCCGCGAGGTGGCGCGCGAAGAATGCGACGTGTTGGCCCGCATGATGTCCATGGGCAGCTTGCACCACGGCTTCACGGGCGCAGGCTCGGTGGCGCTGGCGGTGGCTGCCAGCGTGCCAGGCTCAGTCGTGTCGGAAGTGGCACGTACGCTGCCTGCCGTGCCCACGCGTATCGGCCACGCCTCGGGCGTGCTGGCCGTAGGCGCAATGGTCAGCCATCAGCCTGCAGGCTGGGTGATGGAAAACGCCAGCATGTCGCACAGCGCGCGACGGCTGATGAGCGGCTGGCTGCACATTCCCAACAGCGTTCGCTGA